One stretch of Diabrotica undecimpunctata isolate CICGRU chromosome 5, icDiaUnde3, whole genome shotgun sequence DNA includes these proteins:
- the EndoB gene encoding endophilin-B1 isoform X2, translated as MDFNVKKIVKDAGAALSRAIQLTEEKLGTSEKTELDAHFENLWNRAEGTKNFTEKLVKNTEAVLIPNPGNRVEDYIYEKIEKQRPSRLSNLEYLGVDMVEAGNALGPGTAYGSSLIKVGQWEQKLGQTERDFIGSAGMCFTQPLRKFLETEMKTIIKEKNLLEVKRLDLDACKNRVRKARSMLGQPTAERELRIAQSEFDRQAEITKLLLEGVSSSHAAHLRYLYEFVDTQARFYSQCTTIMTDLQRELASMSKPGPVLRLNSEDLETLTPKNSENTYDTFTPVNLTYSNDNDITAV; from the exons ATGGACTTTAacgttaaaaaaattgttaaagatgctggagCTGCTTTAAGCAGAGCAATACAG CTAACTGAGGAAAAGTTAGGCACATCTGAAAAAACAGAATTGGATGCCCATTTCGAAAATCTTTGGAACAGAGCAGAGGGTACAAAGAACTTTACCGAAAAACTTGTAAAAAACACTGAAGCAGTTTTGATCCCAAATCCTGGAAATAGAGTTGAAGATTACATCTATGAGAAAATCGAAAAGCAACGACCTTCACGATTAAGCAACTTGGAATATTTAGGAGTGGATATGGTAGAGGCAGGTAATGCTTTGGGTCCTGGTACAGCCTATGGGAGTTCCTTAATCAAAGTAG gtcAGTGGGAACAAAAGCTAGGCCAAACTGAAAGAGACTTTATTGGATCAGCTGGGATGTGTTTCACCCAACCTTTAAGGAAGTTTTTAGAAACAGAGATGAAAACTATTATTAAAGAAAAGAACTTACTTGAAGTCAAAAG GTTGGACTTGGATGCTTGTAAGAACAGGGTTAGAAAAGCAAGGAGTATGTTAGGACAGCCAACG gCCGAAAGAGAGTTAAGAATTGCTCAATCAGAATTTGATAGACAAGCCGAAATTACCAAACTTCTTTTAGAAGGAGTGAGTAGTTCTCATGCAGCCCATTTAAGATATTTGTACGAGTTTGTAGATACCCAGGCTAGATTCTACTCACAGTGTACAACGATTATGACTGATTTACAGAGAGAACTTGCAAG CATGTCGAAGCCAGGTCCTGTCTTACGGCTTAACAGTGAAGATCTTGAAACTTTAACTCCTAAAAATTCAGAAAACACATATGACACTTTCACTCCCGTTAATTTAACGTATTCGAATGATAATGATATCACCgctgtataa